The Diabrotica virgifera virgifera chromosome 10, PGI_DIABVI_V3a genome has a window encoding:
- the LOC126878559 gene encoding uncharacterized protein LOC126878559 → MTGVPCQLVIISEDPDNLPIKDAFVIVKQLFIYGVEDVSLKGDKIFVKLSYSPNNKTLKKKFGYLPIRYMRIKIDNEEEFHVLEDICKRYRFNLLDDEVEEFERYQEKKQLVGIKRPFLSPPPPRPPSHFGHSSLLPMTPTNSTAPPTNWATTSAESPAKKQKRKMTRTTTSQNPEEVLDLDELNIDHFLSQK, encoded by the exons ATGACCGGAGTACCTTGTCAATTAGTGATTATTTCCGAGGATCCAGATAACTTACCAATAAAGGACGCCTTTGTTATTGTAAAGCAGTTATTTAT atatgGTGTAGAGGATGTGTCACTTAAGGGAGATAAAATATTTGTCAAACTATCGTACTCACCTAATAATAAGACATTAAAAAAGAAGTTTGGATACCTTCCAATAAGGTATATGAGAATTAAAATAGACAACGAGGAGGAGTTCCATGTACTGGAAGATATCTGCAAAAGATACCGCTTCAACCTTCTGGACGATGAGGTGGAGGAATTTGAAAGGTACCAAGAAAAAAAACAGCTGGTGGGTATAAAGCGACCATTTCTTTCTCCTCCTCCTCCTCGTCCTCCTTCTCATTTTGGTCACTCTTCTCTTCTACCAATGACTCCAACGAATTCAACTGCTCCACCAACGAATTGGGCAACAACATCAGCAGAATCaccagcaaaaaaacaaaaacgaaaaatgacgaggACGACGACATCACAAAACCCAGAGGAGGTACTAGATCTTGACGAACTTAATATAGATCATTTCCTGAGTCAGAAAtag